In the Molothrus aeneus isolate 106 chromosome 28, BPBGC_Maene_1.0, whole genome shotgun sequence genome, one interval contains:
- the LOC136567203 gene encoding keratin, type I cytoskeletal 13-like, translated as MSCNIKETITVSSKGRSSGGSCIIGGGGGGARISSFGIGSGRGFSGRSYCGGVNYGGGLSVGSLAGGSYGGGNCYGNGLGFGLGGGVVVGGLGGDCLLSSCDEKVTMQNLNDRLASYLDKVKCLEKENAELECRIREWYATQGLSCEPRDYSCYYKEIEDLQNQIVCATIDNNKIILDIDNSRMAADDFRVKYETELALRQSVEADINGLRQVLDQLTLCRSDLEAQLESLREELCCLKKNHEEEMSCLRKQSTGDVSVEVNACPGPDLRQILEDLRCQYETLIARNRKEVEDWYECKIEEVNREVITSGQEVETCNNQVTELRRQLQTLEIDLQAQLSQRNNLESSLAETECQYNSLLSELQNQITCVEQQLAEIRAEIECQNQEYKTLLDVKCRLEQEIQTYRCLLEGGQQDLIHGGGMGTGGGVIRTSHTYTTTSAAHCQAQVPPCKTGDIQVTCRRICD; from the exons ATGAGTTGCAACATTAAGGAGACCATTACTGTGTCtagcaaaggcaggagcagcggTGGCAGCTGCATcattggtggtggtggtggtggagcaCGGATTTCTTCCTTTGGCATAGGCAGTGGCAGAGGTTTTTCTGGAAGGAGCTACTGCGGCGGAGTGAATTATGGAGGGGGACTGAGTGTTGGGAGCTTGGCTGGTGGGAGCTATGGAGGTGGCAACTGCTATGGCAATGGCCTCGGCTTTGGCCTCGGAGGTGGTGTGGTTGTTGGGGGTCTTGGTGGCGACTGCTTGCTTTCATCCTGCGATGAGAAAGTCACCATGCAAAACCTCAATGACCGCCTGGCTTCCTACCTGGACAAGGTGAAGTGCTTGGAGAAGGAGAATGCTGAGCTGGAGTGCAGGATCAGAGAGTGGTATGCAACACAGGGCCTCTCCTGCGAGCCCCGCGACTACAGCTGCTACTACAAAGAGATTGAAGATCTTCAGAACCAG ATTGTCTGCGCAACCATTGATAACAACAAGATCATCCTGGACATTGATAACAGCAGGATGGCTGCTGATGACTTCCGTGTGAA GTATGAGACGGAGCTGGCGCTGCGCCAGAGCGTGGAGGCCGACATCAACGGGCTGCGCCAGGTGCTGGACCAGCTGACGCTGTGCAGGTCTGACctggaggcacagctggagtcGCTGCGGgaggagctctgctgcctgaaGAAGAACCATGAGGAG GAGATGAGTTGCCTGAGGAAACAATCAACTGGAGATGTGAGTGTGGAGGTCAATGCCTGCCCGGGACCAGATCTCAGGCAAATCTTGGAGGATTTGAGATGCCAGTATGAGACACTGATAGCGCGCAACCGCAAGGAAGTAGAGGATTGGTATGAGTGCAAG ATTGAGGAGGTGAATCGGGAGGTTATTACGAGTGGTCAGGAGGTGGAGACGTGCAACAACCAAGTGACTGAACTGAGACGCCAATTGCAAACCCTGGAAATCGAtctccaggctcagctcagccag AGAAATAACTTGGAATCATCTCTGGCTGAAACGGAGTGCCAGTACAACTCTCTCCTCAGTGAGCTACAGAACCAGATCACGTGTGTGGAGCAGCAGTTGGCTGAAATAAGAGCAGAAATAGAGTGCCAGAACCAAGAGTACAAGACCTTACTGGACGTCAAGTGCCGCCTGGAGCAGGAGATCCAGACCTACCGGTGCTTGTTGGAAGGAGGACAGCAGGACCTCAT TCACGGAGGAGGAATGGGAACTGGTGGAGGGGTCATTAGGACGAGCCACACCTACACAACAACTTCAGCTGCCCACTGCCAGGCCCAGGTCCCACCCTGCAAGACTGGAGACATACAAG TGACCTGCAGGAGAATTTGTGATTAA
- the LOC136567238 gene encoding keratin, type I cytoskeletal 19-like, whose protein sequence is MSCTVRQVVTTCTQGRGSTGSNAAGTARRVSSASSGRHATYDLGAVVGGFSGGSVSEGLLGKQLSAGSAAGGSFGATQRACSALGFSTGGVCTRGGFPRAGAGCGDGILFANNEKATMQNLNDRLASYLDKVRLLEGDNADLECKIREWYAKVGPICEPRDYSCYHKEIEDLQNQILCAAMETNKILLNIDNNRMTADDFRVKYETECGLRQNVDADICNLRPVLDQLASCKTDLQLQCEALTEEMCCLKTNHEEEMSCLRKQATGDVSVEVNACPGPDLRKILEDLRCQYETLMERNRKETEQWYACKVEEVNLEVVTSSQEIESSNKQVTELRRQLQALEINVQAQLTMKENLESSLTETECRYNKCLAELQNQISCVEQRLAEIRAEMECQNQEYKTLLDVKCRLEQEIQTYHCLLEGGQHDIIGSAGRGVGATAAGRSTGLKGSLCQPCLP, encoded by the exons ATGAGCTGCACTGTCAGGCAGGTCGTCACTAcctgcacccagggcaggggcagcacaggcagcaacgcagctggcactgccaggagggTCTCCTCTGCCTCCTCGGGCAGACACGCTACCTATGACTTGGGTGCAGTGGTCGGCGGCTTCTCCGGCGGCAGCGTCAGCGAGGGATTGCTCGGGAAGCAGCTGAGCGCCGGCAGTGCGGCTGGTGGGAGCTTCGGAGCCACCCAGAGGGCTTGTTCTGCCCTGGGATTCAGCACAGGAGGAGTCTGCACTCGAGGTggcttccccagggctggggctggctgtggggaTGGGATCCTGTTTGCTAACAACGAGAAGGCGACCATGCAGAACCTCAACGACCGCTTGGCCTCGTACCTGGACAAGGTGCGGCTCCTGGAGGGGGACAACGCCGACCTGGAGTGCAAGATCAGGGAGTGGTATGCCAAGGTGGGGCCCATCTGCGAGCCACGGGACTACAGCTGCTACCACAAGGAAATTGAAGACCTTCAGAACCAG ATCCTGTGTGCAGCCATGGAGACTAATAAAATCCTTCTGAACATTGATAACAACAGGATGACTGCTGATGACTTCAGAGTGAA GTATGAGACCGAGTGTGGTCTCCGGCAGAATGTGGATGCTGACATTTGCAACCTCCGGCCCGTCCTGGACCAGCTGGCCAGCTGCAAGACCgacctgcagctgcagtgtgaggCTCTGACAGAGGAGATGTGCTGCCTAAAGACCAACCACGAGGAG GAAATGAGCTGTCTGAGGAAACAGGCCACTGGGGATGTGAGTGTGGAGGTCAatgcctgccctggcccagacCTGAGGAAGATCCTGGAGGATCTGAGGTGCCAGTACGAGACGCTGATGGAGCGCAACCGCAAAGAGACGGAGCAGTGGTACGCCTGCAAG GTGGAGGAGGTGAATCTGGAGGTTGTCACAAGCAGCCAGGAGATCGAGTCGAGCAACAAGCAGGTGACTGAGCTGAGACGTCAGCTGCAGGCCCTGGAAATCAATGTACAAGCCCAGCTCACTATG aaagaaaacctGGAATCCTCTTTGACGGAGACCGAATGTCGCTACAACAaatgcctggctgagctgcagaacCAGATCTCCTGCGTGGAGCAGCGGCTGGCTGAGATCCGagcagaaatggagtgccagaaCCAGGAGTACAAGACCCTTCTGGATGTCAAGTGTCGCTTGGAGCAGGAGATCCAGACCTACCACTGCCTGCTGGAGGGCGGCCAGCACGACATCAT AGGGTCGGCAGGAAGAGGAGTtggtgccacagcagctgggagaagcacGGGGCTGaaaggcagcctgtgccagccctgcctgccctga
- the LOC136567217 gene encoding keratin, type I cytoskeletal 14, whose translation MSTTVRQYSSSTSLKGFGGLGGGSSRVSSVRVGGGGYRAPSVHGGSGSYSVSSRVVSGLGSGFGGSYCSSAGGALGGGFGGSYGAGFGAAFGGGFGGFGGGDGILPAGEKETMQNLNDRLAAYLDKVRALEEANTDLEVKIREWYKKQGPGPDRDYSPYYRTIEELRNKILSATVENANIVLQIDNARLAADDFRTKFESEQALRMSVEADINGLRRVLDELTLSRADLEMQIENLKEELAYLKKNHEEEMTALRGQVGGEISVEMDAAPGIDLTKILAEMREQYESLAEKNRRDAEQWFFSKTEELNREVAINTEQLQSGKTEITELRRTIQSLEIDLQSQLSTKAALEGTLADTEARYGTQLAQLQMLITGVEEQLAELRCDMERQNHEYRVLLDVKCRLEQEIATYRRLLEGEDGHISSQYSSAMSSHSGRDVVTSSRQVRTIVEEVQDGKVVSSREQVALTTR comes from the exons ATGAGCACCACTGTCAGGCAATACTCGTCCTCCACCTCCCTCAAGGGCTTCGGGGGCCTGGGGGGAGGCTCCAGCAGGGTCTCCTCCGTGCGTGTCGGGGGAGGAGGGTACCGGGCCCCCAGCGTGCACGGGGGCTCCGGCAGCTACTCCGTCTCCTCCCGCGTGGTCTCGGGGCTCGGCAGCGGCTTTGGGGGCAGCTACTGCAGCAGCGCAGGAGGGGCCCTGGGCGGGGGCTTTGGGGGCAGCTATGGGGCCGGCTTTGGGGCCGCCTTTGGAGGAGGATTTGGAGGCTTTGGAGGCGGTGATGGCATCCTGCCGGCGGGGGAGAAGGAGACCATGCAGAACCTCAACGACCGCCTGGCCGCCTACCTGGACAAGGTGCGAGCCCTGGAGGAGGCCAACACCGACCTGGAGGTGAAGATCAGGGAGTGGTACAAGAAGCAGGGACCTGGTCCTGACCGTGACTACAGCCCCTACTACAGGACTATCGAGGAGCTCAGGAACAAG ATTCTTTCTGCAACTGTTGAAAACGCCAACATCGTCCTGCAGATCGACaatgccaggctggcagcagacGACTTCCGAACCAA GTTTGAGTCGGAGCAGGCTCTGCGCATGAGTGTTGAGGCCGACATCAACGGCCTGCGCCGGGTCCTGGATGAGCTGACCCTGTCCAGAGCCGACCTGGAGATGCAGATCGAGAACCTGAAGGAGGAGCTGGCTTATCTGAAGAAGAACCATGAGGAG GAAATGACTGCCCTGCGTGGGCAGGTGGGTGGGGAGATCAGCGTGGAGATGGACGCTGCTCCTGGCATTGACCTCACCAAGATCCTGGCGGAGATGCGGGAGCAGTACGAGAGCCTGGCGGAGAAGAACCGCAGGGACGCCGAGCAGTGGTTCTTCAGCAag ACAGAAGAGCTGAACCGGGAGGTGGCCATCAACacggagcagctgcagagcggCAAGACGGAGATCACGGAGCTGCGGCGCACGATCCAGAGCCTGGAGATCGACCTGCAGTCGCAGCTCAGCACG AAAGCGGCGCTGGAGGGCACCCTGGCCGACACGGAGGCGCGCTACGGCACCcagctggcccagctgcagATGCTGATCACGGGcgtggaggagcagctggccGAGCTGCGCTGCGACATGGAGCGCCAGAACCATGAGTACAGGGTCCTGCTGGACGTCAAGTGCCGCCTGGAGCAGGAGATCGCCACGTACCGCCGGCTGCTGGAGGGAGAGGATGGCCA CATCTCCTCCCAGTACTCCTCGGCCATGTCCTCACACTCTGGCAGAGATG TCGTGACATCGTCCCGCCAGGTGCGCACGATCGTGGAGGAGGTGCAGGACGGGAAGGTGGTGTCCTCCCGGGAGCAGGTGGCACTCACCACTCGCTAG
- the LOC136567202 gene encoding keratin, type I cytoskeletal 13-like, whose protein sequence is MSCSIKQTTGSLRGRTSGGSCVIGGGGGGAARISSVSSGRYTTCGIGGGRGFSGRSYCGGVNYGGGLSTGSLVGGNYGGGLGAAVLGGCPGMGFSGGSARFGGGMGGGMGMGLGGGGFAGDGILLSGDEKVTMQNLNDRLASYLDKVRCLEQENADLECRIREWYAKQGPFCEPRDYSCYYKEIEDLQNQIVCATIDNNKIILNIDNSRMTADDFRVKYETELALRQSVEADINGLRQVLDQLTLCRSDLEAQLESLREELCCLKKNHEEEMCCLRKQSTGDVSVEVNACPGPDLRKILEEMRCQYETLIERNRKEVEDWYECKIEEVNREVITSGQEVETCNNQVTELRRQLQALEIDLQAQLSQRDNLESSLAETECRYNNHLAELQSQITCVEQQLADLRAEMECQNQEYKILLDVKCRLEQEIHTYRCLLEGGQQDLIQQGGIGQSSSLGGGVARSSGIGGGGIIRTSHTYTSSAQIPSCAAAEIQVPCRRICD, encoded by the exons ATGAGCTGTAGTATTAAGCAGACAACTGGCTCTCTCAGGGGCAGGACCAGCGGTGGCAGCTGTGTGATCGGTGGTGGCGGTGGTGGCGCAGCGCGCATCTCCTCGGTCTCCTCTGGAAGATACACCACCTGCGGGATAGGCGGTGGCCGAGGCTTTTCTGGGAGAAGCTACTGCGGTGGTGTGAATTATGGAGGAGGACTGAGCACCGGCAGCTTGGTCGGTGGAAACTATGGCGGTGGCTTAGGAGCCGCTGTCCTCGGAGGATGCCCAGGCATGGGGTTCAGTGGTGGCAGTGCTCGCTTTGGCGGTGGCATGGGAGGTGGCATGGGGATGGGTCTTGGTGGAGGTGGTTTTGCTGGTGATGGCATTCTTCTTTCTGGTGACGAGAAGGTCACCATGCAAAATCTGAATGATCGCCTGGCTTCTTACCTGGACAAGGTGAGGTGCCTGGAACAAGAGAATGCTGACCTGGAGTGCAGGATCAGGGAGTGGTATGCCAAGCAGGGCCCTTTTTGTGAGCCACGAGACTACAGCTGCTATTATAAAGAAATAGAAGATCTTCAGAACCAG ATTGTCTGTGCAACCATAGACAACAACAAGATCATTCTGAACATCGATAACAGCAGGATGACAGCCGATGACTTCCGAGTGAA GTACGAGACGGAGCTGGCGCTGCGCCAGAGCGTGGAGGCCGACATCAACGGGCTGCGCCAGGTGCTGGACCAGCTGACGCTGTGCAGGTCTGACctggaggcacagctggagtcGCTGCGGgaggagctctgctgcctgaaGAAGAACCATGAGGAG GAAATGTGCTGTCTGAGGAAGCAATCAACTGGAGATGTGAGCGTGGAGGTCAatgcctgccctggcccagacCTGAGGAAGATCCTGGAGGAGATGAGGTGCCAGTATGAGACGCTGATTGAACGCAACCGCAAAGAAGTTGAGGATTGGTACGAGTGCAAG ATTGAGGAGGTGAATCGGGAGGTTATTACGAGTGGTCAGGAGGTGGAGACGTGCAACAACCAAGTGACTGAACTGAGACGCCAATTGCAAGCCCTGGAAATCGAtctccaggctcagctcagccag AGGGACAATCTGGAGTCCTCGCTGGCGGAGACAGAGTGTCGCTACAACAACCAccttgctgagctgcagagccagaTCACCTGcgtggagcagcagctggctgaCCTGCGGGCAGAGATGGAGTGCCAGAACCAAGAGTACAAGATCCTGCTGGACGTCAAGTGCCGCCTGGAGCAGGAGATCCACACGTACCGCTGCCTGCTGGAGGGCGGCCAGCAGGACCTTAT TCAGCAAGGAGGAATTGGTCAGTCTTCAAGTCTAGGAGGAGGAGTTGCAAGAAGCAGTGGGATAGGAGGAGGAGGCATCATTAGGACAAGCCACACTTACACTTCGTCTGCCCAGATCCCATCCTGTGCAGCTGCGGAGATCCAAG TGCCTTGCCGAAGGATTTGTGATTAA